One part of the Humulus lupulus chromosome 9, drHumLupu1.1, whole genome shotgun sequence genome encodes these proteins:
- the LOC133801567 gene encoding MLO-like protein 6 has product MGGEDSSTRETTLETTPTWAVATVCFVLILVSIIIEQLLHLLAKYFNKKRKKSLLEALDKIKSDLMLLGFVSLFLTITEKTIANICIPQSVGNTFLPCISIGVEEEEEEAKCAQQDKISLLSRNGVRQLQYLIFVLAVSHVFSCILTFALGMAKMRSWESWEAETRTLDYKFLNDPRRFRLIHQTSFGKRHLHYWSQHRILRWPVCFLRQFYKSVSKVDYLTLRHGFITAHFDEGSNFDFQKYIRRALEKDFRVVVGISWWIWIFSVLFLFFNAHSFHNHLWLPIIPLVMLLVVGTNLQSIITKMSLDGHDKSEVVRGTFLVRPSDHFFWLGRPKLLLHLMHLILFQNSFQLAFFAWTWYKFGLRSCFHQETENIVIRVAMGISIHMLCGYVTLPLYALVTQMGSSMRTAVFTELVVKGLKKWKVRAKKNLAAAKNTKWKEEQRSPTSLDNNNPNSLQIYSAVDAAASLSFSTLDHASFSVDVDDSVAVEITDEDSFRPINESNHPRDDDDDDDGDYDRKKISSFDGFRSTETNL; this is encoded by the exons ATGGGTGGAGAAGATAGTTCTACGAGGGAAACGACACTCGAAACGACGCCGACTTGGGCTGTGGCAACAGTTTGCTTTGTTTTGATTTTGGTCTCTATTATCATTGAGCAATTGCTTCATCTCTTAGCCAAG TATTTCAATAAAAAAAGGAAGAAGTCACTGCTCGAAGCTCTTGACAAGATCAAATCAG ATTTGATGCTGTTGGGGTTCGTATCATTGTTTTTAACAATTACTGAAAAGACAATTGCAAATATATGTATACCCCAAAGTGTTGGCAACACATTTCTTCCTTGTATATCCATaggtgtagaagaagaagaagaagaagccaaGTGTGCCCAACAG GATAAGATTTCTCTGCTCTCGAGGAATGGTGTGAGGCAGCTTCAGTATTTGATCTTTGTGTTGGCCGTTTCACATGTCTTCTCTTGCATTCTTACTTTCGCTCTTGGCATGGCCAAG ATGAGGAGTTGGGAGTCATGGGAGGCAGAAACCAGAACATTGGACTATAAATTTTTAAATG ATCCGCGAAGGTTTAGACTGATCCATCAAACTTCATTTGGGAAGAGGCATTTGCACTATTGGAGCCAACATCGAATTCTGCGATGGCCG GTATGCTTTCTTAGACAATTCTATAAATCTGTATCCAAAGTGGATTATCTTACTCTAAGACATGGATTCATAACG GCACATTTTGATGAAGGAAGCAACtttgattttcaaaaatatataagaaGGGCTTTGGAGAAAGATTTTCGTGTGGTTGTGGGGATTAG TTGGTGGATTTGGATTTTTTCAGTACTATTTTTGTTCTTCAATGCACATA GCTTTCACAATCATCTATGGCTTCCTATAATCCCATTAgtg ATGCTGTTAGTAGTGGGAACTAATCTACAGAGCATCATAACTAAGATGAGCTTGGACGGCCATGATAAATCTGAAGTTGTAAGAGGCACTTTTCTAGTGAGGCCCAGTGACCACTTTTTCTGGTTGGGCCGGCCCAAATTGCTTCTCCATCTCATGCACTTGATTTTGTTTCAG AATTCTTTCCAACTGGCATTCTTTGCATGGACATGG TACAAATTTGGGTTGAGGTCATGCTTCCATCAAGAAACTGAAAACATCGTCATAAGGGTTGCCATGGGAATATCCATTCATATGCTTTGTGGCTACGTAACATTACCTCTATATGCTCTTGTCACACAG ATGGGATCGTCAATGAGGACAGCAGTGTTCACAGAGTTGGTTGTGAAAGGATTAAAGAAATGGAAAGTTAGGGCAAAGAAGAATCTGGCAGCAGCGAAGAACACCAAATGGAAAGAAGAACAACGTAGCCCAACATCACTGGATAATAATAATCCTAACTCTCTCCAAATTTATTCAGCGGTCGACGCCGCCGCCTCACTTTCTTTCAGTACTCTTGATCATGCCTCTTTCTCTGTCGATGTGGATGATTCTGTTGCAGTTGAAATCACTGATGAGGACAGCTTCAGACCCATAAATGAATCAAACCATCCTCGTGATGACGACGACGACGACGATGGTGATTATGACCGCAAGAAGATCAGCTCGTTTGATGGGTTTCGCTCCACCGAAACAAACCTATGa